DNA sequence from the Cottoperca gobio chromosome 10, fCotGob3.1, whole genome shotgun sequence genome:
tccattatttaaaaatatttcaatatttcctCTATTTTATCACATATTACAGAATAactgaagtgtttgtgttcatgccaTCGTTATCCCACCTGTATCAGGATGACTGACAGCACACCAGGACCGGTTGAGTTCATCAGCTGCATGTAGTAGTCGGTCAGAGCCTGCCTACAGCCGCGGCTGTACACGTTGAGTTCCTCTGAATGGTAGTCATAGCTGTAGTGGGCGTTGTTATCTGTCAGGTGGTACAGCAGGCAGGGGCGAGGGGAGGAGGGGTTACAGCAGCTGAAAGGAATGCCATCCAACAGGTAACGGCCGTCGACGTTACTCCGGATACGactggagacagaggagagacggaCAGTAAGAAAACCGATGATGGAAACAGATTagaaaaagacaagaaatgAAGGAAGGAAGTTCAATACACACTCGGTGAGAAATGAGCAGTGCAAGTGTCGTCACTCTTTCCTTTTCACTTATTTCACCTTTGACCAACCTTTCCATCCATTTCTGTCATTCTCTTCTAAAGTAAAGGCCAGATCTGTTTTTAATGCACTCTTCCTCTACCATTAAACcattctctttctccctccatcccctctATAACATTGTGTTTGACGTTTTTGGATGTGATGTCTAGTTATCTGTCATTCATCTAGATTTATTGTCTCTTTGCTGTATATCACTCATAACTTGCTGATCCCTGTGATTCACTCACTCTTTGACTTCCTTGGAGGTGAAGTTTAGGTATCTGCTGCTGACCCACTGAACTTCAAACCAATCCTTGAAGTTATTGTTTCCACAACAGCGAAACTCCATCTGCAGACGATCGATGGTCTCTTTCTGAAAACAACGGCCCGGTACGTCTGTGTCCTTGTAGAACCGAATGCCATTCCTCAGGCCGACCTGACagtggagagagaagagtgaaaaagtactgtattgtattgtatgtcaAAGATGCAGCTGTTTTGATTTTCTATCTGTGGAAAGACAAACACATGATAGAGATTTTCCATCTAATGTGAAACCTATCTTTATTAAACTACGTCTGTATTGTAGGTTAAATTCTTTCGCATTGTAAATTAATTAACCTCTAAAGATTTGAGAAACTACATTTTAAGGGCTGATTTATCTGGTCTGAACGACCAGAGCTTTAATCCTTCACTATAGTGTTGgttaataaatgaatacatttcaaatgaccATGTTTTCTGATGAGACTTTCTCTGCAGTCTAAACGTTTCTattttaatctttctttttcatctttcaGCCCCAGCAGCAggtttcattgtgtgttttccttgAGGATCAGAAAACACCTATCCTGTTCTGGGACTTTACCACAAGGCACCCTCCAATCATTACTAGTGACCCTACCTTCAGGGACTCCTCCAGCCTTCCCTGCAGGGCAAAGCTGAGCACCACAACAGCGATGAGCAGACAACAGAGCACTGCAGCTACAGCAAACCAAACCAGCAGGAGGACTTTCCAACGGGGGAAGCGGGTTGCGTCCATGGAGTCTTGACACACACGACTAGCAACCCAGTTGGTGCCGATGGAGGCCAGGCCCACCATCATCAGGATGTTGGGCACCACATGGATCTCTGTGTTGTCCATCACCTCAAGAAAGGAAGAGCACAGTCAAAGATAATCACAGCCACAAGAGCAGCAGCCAACTGCAGGTCACTTTGTCATTTCCTCTGCACACTTTAGCAGGTAATAATCCTGCATTCAATTAGCCTTATCTATTCTAAAAATGACCTTGGCAGCCAAGAGATTCAATTAGCTGCTGATATACGTGATCAAAGGCTAATATGGCAATATGATGACATATTTGGATTAATTGCCTTGTCTTCAGCAAAAAGGTCAGTGTATTATTGGCTGAGTATTCAGAAGCCTGCCATAAAGCAACTTCGCCCAATTGTTGTTTCTGTTCCTGACACTATTTCACTCATCTCCACACTAACTCAAACACTTTGCAAGAGGTTTTTGAACAGGTCAATAACTATCTGAACGCATGTGTTTTCATGGCCTGCAGCCTCCTGTGCAGCCCAAAGGACATCAATGCATGCAACCTATCATGTTGATCAATCAGTGATCAATCTAGCCCAATGAATAGCTTGTAGAGGTCATGACCTTCACCTGCTCGTCACGTTACCTAACTTCAATATGAATTGAACGTCATTGACTTTGGGAAAAAAGTGATTTTATAACACCGTTTTAACACACAGTGTCCTCACGACTTAGCATGCATCAGTGTGCCACAGCGTGCGTGTTTACACTAGTATTGTGTGTGATGCCTGTTTGTATTTTGGATTAAACTGTAGAGCtaagtttaaataaaagtcaCCGATAAGCGGAGGCACAGCAGACTCAGTAAACAGCCAAGAGCAAAGGCAAAGGTCTGAGCATATAAACCTATGTTTGTGTAACTTTGAATGAATTCATGCCAGTGTTTTTAAACGTGGCCCTCTAGTCTTTAAGGTGACATTGCATTAATTTGTGTTCATGTGAGTGTATTTCCATCTCTCTACCTCATCCCTGCGGAGCAGCTCTGTCTTAAGGTAAACCCCCAGACAAAAGATGATGGCCCCCCACATCACTGCCATCCAGGACAACAGCCACAGACCCTGGGCCAGATGCACCCGCCGCTGCTGGGTGAACTTTATCTTCAACAGCACCATGGCTCACTACAATGCACTGACCAACTCAAAGACAGGAGACCAAAGTAAGAtaaggagagcaggagagaagaggaaggagttCAATCAATTCTGGTCAAAAAGTGAGTGTCAATCCAGAGGAGGCCAGCCGCATGAAAAGAGACAAACCCAACAGAGAAGGGTGTTTTCACAGTTGCAGAAACACAGTGGTCAATGCAAGCCTTGCGCTTGTTATTTGGTGAGTTATTAGCAGGTTGAGCTCATCTAAGTTGTTCCAGGCGGAGGGGATAAGCAGGTAGATCCCTCCGATGGTAAAGGACACAGTCGACCTCAGAAGATAATCCAAAAGCTTTCCCTTGGATGCTGAAATTGTCCCAAAAAAAGTATGTATAATCCAAATCAGTGCAGCAAAACCATGGG
Encoded proteins:
- the rom1b gene encoding rod outer segment membrane protein 1b, which translates into the protein MVLLKIKFTQQRRVHLAQGLWLLSWMAVMWGAIIFCLGVYLKTELLRRDEVMDNTEIHVVPNILMMVGLASIGTNWVASRVCQDSMDATRFPRWKVLLLVWFAVAAVLCCLLIAVVVLSFALQGRLEESLKVGLRNGIRFYKDTDVPGRCFQKETIDRLQMEFRCCGNNNFKDWFEVQWVSSRYLNFTSKEVKDRIRSNVDGRYLLDGIPFSCCNPSSPRPCLLYHLTDNNAHYSYDYHSEELNVYSRGCRQALTDYYMQLMNSTGPGVLSVILIQISVLLSMRYLQTAMEGAMGLEDPEGESEGYLLEKGVKETFEDLKVNALTMLKFGQVDPNDTEGSSEAAEKDASPTPAS